A part of Vulcanisaeta moutnovskia 768-28 genomic DNA contains:
- a CDS encoding phosphate uptake regulator PhoU, whose translation MVEEEVRKVVVSGRSSIAITIPKKWVSALGISAGSHVLLRFMGDHIAVIPIGRLARGSGINNVVEVDRENPEYVLRKLITHYLRGVDEVRVRLGKYIGIKEEVKELVKERISGAEVIEEDNNYVVFRFVTPAPEVPIRRLLNRMILTVLGMFKDSLDILSGSSLDPGDIIDRDNEVDRLYLLIERLVMMGITDQSILSRLEVNSSRELVNALMVSKSIERSGDHSWRIAQIISEAYQSCCKLSDLPIVRDVVELGLNSVDILRKSVMSFINGDVDEAMEVLDRRIAMRSKSLEVIKSIYGSGLHVDIGGRLMMIVESIRRVSEYSYDIAEITLDTYG comes from the coding sequence ATGGTTGAGGAGGAGGTTAGGAAGGTTGTGGTTTCGGGTAGGTCTTCAATAGCCATTACAATACCCAAGAAGTGGGTCTCCGCCCTGGGCATTAGTGCTGGTTCCCACGTTTTACTACGTTTTATGGGTGATCACATTGCCGTAATACCCATAGGCCGTCTAGCCCGTGGTTCCGGTATTAACAATGTTGTTGAGGTTGATAGGGAGAATCCTGAGTACGTACTTAGGAAGTTAATAACCCATTACCTAAGGGGTGTTGATGAGGTTAGGGTTAGGCTTGGTAAGTATATTGGTATTAAGGAGGAGGTTAAGGAGTTAGTTAAGGAGAGGATTTCTGGTGCTGAGGTTATTGAGGAGGATAATAATTACGTGGTGTTTAGATTCGTAACACCGGCGCCCGAGGTACCCATTAGGAGGCTGCTAAATAGGATGATATTAACAGTGCTTGGCATGTTTAAGGACTCACTCGACATACTCAGTGGTTCGAGCCTCGATCCTGGGGACATAATTGATAGGGACAATGAGGTTGATAGGTTATACCTACTCATTGAGAGGTTGGTGATGATGGGCATCACCGACCAATCAATACTCTCTAGATTGGAGGTTAATAGTTCCAGGGAGCTTGTGAATGCACTAATGGTTTCTAAGTCGATAGAGAGGTCTGGTGATCATTCATGGAGGATTGCCCAAATAATTAGTGAGGCGTATCAATCATGTTGTAAATTAAGTGATTTACCAATAGTGAGGGATGTTGTTGAACTTGGTCTAAACTCCGTAGATATACTTAGGAAGTCCGTTATGTCCTTCATAAATGGTGATGTTGATGAAGCCATGGAGGTCCTGGATAGGAGGATTGCCATGAGGAGTAAGAGCCTTGAGGTTATTAAGTCAATTTATGGCAGTGGACTTCACGTTGATATTGGTGGTAGGTTGATGATGATTGTGGAGAGTATTAGGAGGGTCTCCGAGTATAGTTATGATATTGCTGAAATAACGCTTGATACGTATGGGTGA
- a CDS encoding class I SAM-dependent methyltransferase, protein MALSSIPIFNKYARDYDNWYVKHVDTAESEVKAVSMLVPKGLGIEIGVGSGFFAGRVGIPMGLEPAIAMAELARDRGIDVVVGVGESMPLRDSSFDYTVIVVTICFLDDPKKTLTEVHRILRPGGRLITCIVPRDSDHGRYYMELGRKGHRFYRAAHFYTVNEIKRILEPLGFSVSDRVVAVLSRGVGEYFEEPKFVKLSEAERFGFACIEAIRE, encoded by the coding sequence ATGGCTCTGTCATCAATACCAATATTCAATAAATACGCTAGGGATTACGATAATTGGTACGTGAAGCACGTGGATACGGCAGAGTCCGAGGTTAAGGCAGTCTCAATGCTGGTGCCTAAGGGCCTTGGCATTGAGATTGGTGTTGGTAGCGGGTTCTTTGCAGGTAGGGTTGGTATACCAATGGGTCTAGAGCCCGCCATTGCAATGGCCGAGTTAGCTAGGGATAGGGGTATTGATGTTGTGGTTGGTGTTGGTGAGTCCATGCCCCTCAGGGATTCATCCTTTGATTACACGGTTATTGTGGTGACCATATGCTTCCTTGATGATCCGAAGAAAACCCTTACTGAGGTTCACAGAATACTCAGACCAGGTGGTAGGTTAATAACCTGTATTGTGCCTAGGGATAGTGATCACGGCAGGTACTACATGGAATTAGGTAGGAAGGGGCATAGGTTTTACCGAGCAGCTCATTTCTACACCGTTAATGAGATTAAGAGAATCCTGGAGCCCCTTGGGTTCTCAGTGAGTGATAGGGTCGTTGCCGTACTGTCCAGGGGAGTTGGTGAGTACTTTGAGGAACCCAAATTCGTTAAGTTAAGTGAGGCAGAGCGATTTGGCTTTGCATGTATTGAGGCAATACGTGAGTAA
- a CDS encoding SufB/SufD family protein → MVKWLDELKLRARELAQKIPYQQIKDSPSIKYYTDWGAFEKCIDPTMEIHHAPLTTNIPYEPNIVSVNGGIGITKIPRGTHVISINELGEELGKLLFRSIDISESRAIARHVANLVDGAYVEINEDLNEPLRIGIITSTEKPMLLPTHYTVLVNDGVTASLGLFTIGSGGCPSTTVEVYLGRGSKLNVLFTDIHEQVPAYALIKVIAGEESSINARSLIMGGSMNHHREDYLLQGRKSNLNHLGLEIGYGASRIDYQINAVHTGEYGTSYSRVLGIARDKSFIIHRALGRIMNSARWSDTSVEGKVFVMNEGAYAASVPIIMVDTGDVNGARHSAADASPDEDQVNYLRLRGISKDEVTDLIIHEVVSQFIESLPREYAVDAEAIRSLIMSKIVIKD, encoded by the coding sequence ATGGTTAAGTGGCTTGATGAATTGAAGCTTAGGGCCAGGGAGCTTGCCCAGAAAATACCCTACCAACAAATTAAGGATTCACCATCGATTAAGTACTACACGGACTGGGGCGCCTTTGAGAAGTGTATTGACCCAACCATGGAGATCCACCACGCCCCATTAACCACCAATATACCCTATGAACCCAATATTGTCTCAGTAAACGGTGGCATAGGCATTACGAAGATACCAAGAGGTACCCACGTAATAAGCATTAACGAACTAGGTGAGGAACTAGGTAAATTACTATTTAGGTCAATTGATATTTCCGAATCCAGGGCCATTGCCAGGCACGTTGCCAACCTCGTGGATGGCGCATACGTGGAGATCAATGAGGATTTAAACGAACCTCTCAGAATAGGCATTATAACCTCAACAGAGAAGCCCATGCTATTACCAACACACTACACGGTGCTTGTTAATGATGGTGTCACAGCATCACTAGGCCTATTCACAATTGGTTCTGGGGGTTGCCCATCAACCACGGTCGAGGTCTACCTAGGGAGGGGTTCTAAATTGAATGTATTATTCACAGACATTCATGAGCAAGTCCCTGCATATGCATTGATTAAGGTCATCGCTGGTGAGGAATCATCAATAAACGCCCGCTCATTAATAATGGGAGGCTCAATGAACCACCACAGAGAGGACTACTTACTCCAGGGCAGGAAAAGCAATCTAAACCATCTAGGCCTTGAGATTGGTTATGGAGCCTCAAGGATTGATTACCAAATCAATGCGGTACACACTGGTGAGTATGGAACGAGTTACTCAAGGGTACTGGGGATAGCCAGGGATAAGTCCTTCATAATACATAGGGCTCTGGGCAGGATAATGAATAGCGCAAGGTGGAGTGACACGAGTGTTGAGGGCAAGGTCTTCGTGATGAATGAGGGCGCCTACGCAGCCTCGGTGCCAATAATAATGGTCGATACTGGTGATGTTAATGGGGCTAGGCACAGCGCGGCTGATGCCTCACCAGACGAGGACCAGGTTAATTACCTGAGGCTTAGGGGTATTAGTAAGGATGAGGTTACGGACCTAATAATACATGAGGTTGTCTCTCAATTCATTGAGTCACTACCCAGGGAGTACGCGGTTGATGCTGAGGCCATTAGATCACTAATAATGAGTAAGATAGTGATTAAGGATTAG
- the sufB gene encoding Fe-S cluster assembly protein SufB yields MVSESTESLKTVIEKSSVEELLGPEMERLPWEAVIRGRITKDMIEEISRIKGEPDWMRRLRLRALEMFEKLPEPKWLPIKEEIDLESLVLYAKPSVEKAGSWDDVPKEIRKYYEALGMPELEARVLAGLLGQFDSEVVYLHVKKYLEEKGAVVTTMDEAVKRYPDLVKQYFSRIFPPGEHKFAALHVALWSGGTFVYVPPGVKLDMPIESFFLIGSSGEGQFEHSLIIADEGASVEWLEGCAAPVYKGFSFHDGMVEGYAARNAHLRINTIQNWSRNIINFNNKRALAMENSTVEWVEGSLGSKVSYTYPSTVLKGEGARTSIIGVTIANGPFWKENGAKAYHDAPRTSSKIVNKSVSINGGTVVYRGLVYVREGAKYTRSSVSCDSLILDDKSRAYTIPHDQVFEDTATVTHEAYTGRISEDKLFYLRSRGFDEGTARSLIVLGFIQDITVRLPTEYAMTLNRVIELEFSKLSKVG; encoded by the coding sequence ATGGTTAGTGAATCGACAGAGTCTTTGAAGACCGTTATTGAGAAAAGCTCGGTTGAGGAGTTACTTGGGCCGGAAATGGAGAGGTTGCCCTGGGAGGCCGTCATTAGGGGTAGAATTACTAAGGATATGATTGAGGAAATTAGTAGAATTAAGGGTGAGCCTGATTGGATGAGGAGACTTAGGCTTAGGGCCCTTGAAATGTTCGAGAAGTTGCCAGAGCCTAAGTGGTTGCCTATTAAGGAGGAGATTGACCTGGAGTCCCTGGTACTCTACGCCAAACCCAGTGTGGAGAAGGCTGGGTCTTGGGACGACGTACCCAAGGAGATTAGAAAGTACTATGAGGCCTTAGGCATGCCTGAACTAGAGGCCAGGGTGCTGGCTGGATTACTTGGCCAATTTGATTCTGAGGTTGTTTACCTACATGTAAAGAAGTACCTTGAGGAGAAGGGGGCTGTGGTGACCACAATGGATGAGGCTGTCAAGAGGTATCCTGACCTAGTAAAGCAGTACTTCTCAAGAATATTCCCACCTGGCGAGCACAAGTTCGCGGCATTGCATGTTGCTTTATGGAGTGGCGGTACATTCGTCTATGTACCACCTGGTGTCAAGCTCGACATGCCCATAGAATCCTTCTTCCTAATAGGTAGTTCTGGTGAAGGTCAGTTCGAGCACTCATTAATAATTGCTGATGAGGGCGCAAGTGTTGAGTGGCTTGAGGGTTGCGCAGCTCCCGTTTACAAGGGCTTTAGTTTCCATGATGGTATGGTTGAGGGCTATGCGGCGAGGAATGCCCACCTAAGGATTAACACAATACAGAACTGGAGTAGGAACATTATTAATTTTAATAATAAGAGGGCGTTGGCCATGGAGAACTCGACGGTTGAGTGGGTTGAGGGTAGCCTAGGTAGTAAAGTTAGTTATACGTACCCAAGCACGGTACTCAAGGGTGAGGGTGCCAGGACGAGCATTATAGGCGTTACCATAGCCAATGGGCCATTCTGGAAGGAGAATGGGGCTAAGGCATACCATGATGCACCAAGGACTTCAAGCAAGATTGTTAATAAGAGCGTAAGTATTAATGGAGGCACAGTGGTTTATAGGGGTCTGGTTTATGTTAGGGAGGGCGCTAAGTACACGAGATCCTCAGTATCATGCGACTCATTAATACTTGATGATAAGTCAAGGGCCTACACAATACCCCACGACCAAGTGTTTGAGGATACCGCCACAGTTACCCACGAAGCCTATACAGGAAGAATAAGCGAGGACAAGTTGTTTTACCTACGTAGTCGTGGTTTCGATGAGGGAACCGCCAGGAGCCTGATAGTGCTTGGTTTTATCCAGGACATAACCGTTCGCCTACCCACTGAGTACGCAATGACGCTAAATAGGGTTATTGAACTCGAATTCAGTAAGTTATCTAAGGTAGGATGA
- the sufB gene encoding Fe-S cluster assembly protein SufB — protein MSRDGVKLEITRTNELSSILGHARPIKWEVEIRGRITRDVVEEISRVRGEPDWMRRLRLRALEMFEKQPWPNWLPLEGNIDLESLVLYAKPSVERARSWDELPRELREYYETLRIPELEAKVLAGVIGQVDGGITYESIKKDLEKAGVIAMSMDEAVKRYPDLVKQYFARVFPPEYKFASLNIALWGGGVFVYVPPGVHVKMPIELVILISSAGVGQFEHSLVIVGEGASAEFIVACAAPVFTGLSLHDGMTEAYIHRGARVRLIDLKNWSKDVIYFGNNRAIIEDNASVDWLSGSLGGKVTIVYPMSVLKGVNARTTITSVALANGPTWKEEGAKVFHSAPHTYSKVVSKGVSLNGGTSVYRGLVYVRDGARYAKSSVSCESLILDDNSKAYTIPHEQVFEETATVTHEAYTGRIGEDKLFYLRSRGLSEEEARSLIVLGYFHDVMINLPVEYMSIFNRAIELELSRMGGVG, from the coding sequence ATGAGTAGGGATGGTGTTAAACTCGAGATCACAAGGACGAACGAACTCTCAAGCATATTGGGCCATGCAAGGCCCATCAAGTGGGAGGTGGAGATTAGGGGTAGGATCACGAGGGATGTCGTTGAGGAAATAAGCAGGGTTAGGGGTGAGCCTGATTGGATGAGGAGGCTTAGGCTTAGGGCCCTTGAAATGTTCGAGAAGCAGCCCTGGCCTAACTGGCTTCCGCTTGAGGGTAACATTGACCTTGAATCTCTCGTTCTCTACGCAAAGCCCAGTGTTGAGAGGGCTAGGTCATGGGATGAATTACCCAGGGAGTTGAGGGAGTATTATGAGACGCTGAGAATACCTGAACTAGAGGCTAAGGTACTGGCTGGGGTTATTGGGCAGGTCGATGGTGGGATCACCTACGAGAGCATTAAGAAGGATCTTGAGAAGGCCGGGGTCATTGCAATGAGCATGGACGAGGCTGTCAAGAGGTATCCAGACCTGGTAAAGCAGTACTTCGCTAGGGTTTTTCCGCCGGAGTATAAGTTCGCGTCGTTAAACATAGCCCTTTGGGGCGGTGGTGTGTTTGTCTACGTGCCGCCTGGTGTCCATGTTAAGATGCCCATTGAACTAGTCATACTAATAAGTAGTGCTGGTGTTGGGCAGTTTGAGCATTCACTAGTTATTGTTGGTGAGGGCGCAAGTGCTGAGTTCATAGTTGCCTGCGCAGCACCAGTATTCACTGGGCTTAGTCTTCATGATGGTATGACCGAGGCATACATACACAGGGGCGCTAGGGTTAGGCTCATAGACCTAAAGAACTGGAGTAAGGATGTTATTTACTTTGGCAATAATAGGGCTATTATTGAGGATAACGCAAGTGTTGATTGGTTGAGTGGTTCCCTGGGTGGTAAGGTAACGATTGTGTACCCAATGAGTGTTCTTAAGGGTGTTAATGCGAGGACGACAATAACAAGTGTTGCCCTTGCTAATGGGCCAACGTGGAAGGAGGAGGGGGCCAAGGTATTCCATAGTGCACCGCACACGTATAGTAAGGTTGTTAGTAAGGGCGTTAGTCTCAACGGCGGTACTTCGGTGTATAGGGGTCTCGTGTATGTTAGGGACGGTGCCAGATACGCTAAGTCCTCTGTCAGTTGTGAATCACTTATTCTGGATGATAATTCCAAGGCTTACACAATACCCCATGAGCAGGTTTTTGAGGAGACGGCAACCGTGACTCACGAGGCCTATACTGGGAGGATTGGTGAGGATAAGTTGTTCTACTTACGTAGTCGTGGCCTTAGTGAGGAAGAGGCCCGTAGCTTAATAGTCCTTGGTTATTTCCATGACGTTATGATTAACCTACCCGTTGAGTACATGTCCATTTTCAATAGGGCCATTGAGCTTGAGCTCTCGAGGATGGGCGGTGTTGGGTAG